One genomic segment of Lysobacter sp. 5GHs7-4 includes these proteins:
- a CDS encoding Ku protein → MARPIWTGTLSFGLLNVPVSLMAGERRTDLSFRMLDSRDKKPIRFERVNADTGEEVPWKDIVKAFEYDKGSYVVIEKEDIAAAAPETHESIDVEAFVDRDEIGTRYYEKPYVLVPGKKAEKGYVLLRETLKDTDKVGVARVVIRTREYLCALIPEGDALILMLLRYPQELVDPEDYKLPHAASGRYRIAPKELTMAKQLIESMAAQWKPDAYHDEFRKRLSAIIQKRIKSKGKTTKIADEPVAHVDETTNVVDFMALLEQSLKSKKRTPAAKKTAAAAKKATKAAKATKTAKAAKSRAKKRA, encoded by the coding sequence ATGGCGCGCCCCATCTGGACCGGTACCCTCTCGTTCGGCCTGCTCAACGTGCCGGTGTCGCTGATGGCCGGCGAACGCCGCACCGACCTGAGCTTCCGCATGCTCGATTCGCGCGACAAGAAGCCGATCCGGTTCGAACGCGTCAACGCCGACACCGGCGAGGAAGTGCCCTGGAAGGACATCGTCAAGGCCTTCGAATACGACAAGGGCAGCTACGTGGTGATCGAGAAGGAGGACATCGCCGCCGCTGCGCCGGAAACCCACGAGTCCATCGACGTGGAGGCGTTCGTGGACCGCGACGAGATCGGCACGCGCTACTACGAGAAGCCCTACGTGCTGGTCCCCGGCAAGAAGGCCGAGAAAGGCTATGTGCTGCTGCGCGAAACCCTGAAGGACACCGACAAGGTCGGCGTGGCGCGGGTGGTGATCCGTACGCGCGAATACCTGTGCGCGCTGATCCCCGAAGGCGACGCCCTGATCCTGATGCTGCTGCGCTATCCGCAGGAACTGGTCGATCCGGAAGACTACAAGCTGCCGCACGCGGCCAGCGGCCGCTACCGCATCGCGCCCAAGGAGCTGACCATGGCCAAGCAGCTGATCGAGTCCATGGCCGCGCAGTGGAAGCCCGACGCCTATCACGACGAGTTCCGCAAGCGCCTGTCGGCGATCATCCAAAAGCGCATCAAGTCCAAGGGCAAGACCACCAAGATCGCCGACGAGCCGGTGGCGCACGTGGACGAGACGACCAACGTGGTCGACTTCATGGCGCTGCTGGAACAAAGCCTGAAATCCAAGAAGCGCACGCCGGCGGCGAAGAAAACCGCGGCTGCGGCCAAGAAAGCCACCAAGGCAGCCAAGGCGACCAAGACCGCCAAGGCCGCCAAGAGCCGGGCCAAGAAGCGCGCTTGA
- the ligD gene encoding DNA ligase D, with product MSLSEYQRKRRFDKTREPGLDATARRAARPIFVVQLHHASHRHYDFRLQVGDALKSWAVPKGPSYDPQVKRMAVEVEDHPLSYAGFEGDIPSGEYGAGHVARFDHGVWTTDGDAETQLAKGHLRFALHGSKLKGAWHLVRSGKAARQPQWLLFKDADEYAGTLEADDLLGDVTAAPAADRKRAGTGKAGKKRLKTVAAPKRRRRIDWAAKALALTGAKRARIRDAAFAPQLARLHESPPTGEAWVHEIKWDGYRLLVTVVDGAVRLWSRNALEWTQRLPEIVSAIETLGLREAQLDGELIAGAGTKADFNLLQSVLSGDKSGPLILMLFDLPHLQGVDLRQAGLIERKALLAKLLTPPPARLGLSSHIVGDGARAYAVASERHYEGIVSKRADSAYHAGRGDDWRKSKRLSSDEFAVVGYTAPKGQRQGFGSLLLARPDPEHGWVYAGKVGSGFSQTLIDALTPMLERRTQAQPSVHVPPHDTDLRSARWFAPRAVVEVHYRGTGGHGLLRQPSLKAVRSDKAPADLADADRAPAARAKPTRKRSHSGAKAAPAENEMQLTSPTRVVFPDRGTTKQDVADYYRRAMDWLLPEIVDRPLSVIRCPQGATRPCFFQKHLMAGLERVDAVPLKEESGARAEYLVVRDAAGLMELVQFNTLEFHPWGALAAAPDLADRMVFDLDPGPGVAWAEVVAAARKIRTLLDAMKLRSYVRTSGGKGLHVVVPLRPACDWSQVKPFAHSFAESMAAAEPLKYVASASKKFRRNKIFIDYLRNGRGATSVASFSLRAREGAPVAMPLRWEELGRIKSGDAFDIDSALRRIARLKAHPWAGIERVSQDLNRVAALLVRRSRT from the coding sequence ATGAGCCTGAGCGAGTACCAGCGCAAGCGGCGCTTCGATAAGACCCGCGAGCCCGGTCTCGACGCCACCGCGCGGCGCGCCGCGCGTCCGATATTCGTGGTGCAGCTGCATCATGCCAGCCACCGCCATTACGACTTCCGCCTGCAGGTCGGCGATGCCCTGAAGAGCTGGGCGGTGCCCAAGGGGCCGTCCTACGATCCCCAGGTCAAACGCATGGCGGTGGAGGTCGAGGATCATCCCTTGAGCTATGCGGGCTTCGAGGGCGACATTCCCAGCGGCGAATACGGCGCGGGCCATGTCGCCCGGTTCGACCACGGCGTATGGACCACCGACGGCGACGCCGAAACCCAGTTGGCCAAGGGCCATCTGCGTTTCGCCTTGCACGGCAGCAAGCTCAAGGGCGCTTGGCACCTGGTCCGCTCCGGCAAGGCCGCGCGGCAACCGCAATGGCTGTTGTTCAAGGACGCCGACGAATACGCGGGCACGCTGGAAGCCGACGACCTGCTCGGCGACGTGACCGCCGCCCCGGCCGCCGACCGCAAGCGCGCCGGCACCGGCAAGGCCGGCAAGAAGCGACTCAAGACGGTCGCGGCGCCGAAGCGGCGACGGCGCATCGACTGGGCGGCCAAGGCGCTGGCGCTGACGGGCGCCAAGCGCGCGCGCATCCGCGATGCCGCGTTCGCGCCGCAGTTGGCGCGCCTGCACGAGAGCCCGCCCACGGGCGAGGCTTGGGTGCACGAAATCAAATGGGACGGCTATCGCTTGCTGGTGACGGTGGTGGACGGCGCGGTGCGGCTGTGGTCACGCAACGCGCTGGAATGGACCCAGCGCCTGCCCGAGATCGTGAGCGCGATCGAGACCCTGGGCCTGCGTGAGGCCCAGCTCGACGGCGAGCTGATCGCCGGCGCCGGCACCAAGGCCGACTTCAACCTGCTGCAGTCGGTGCTGTCGGGCGACAAATCCGGCCCGCTGATCCTGATGCTGTTCGACCTGCCGCACCTGCAAGGGGTGGACCTGCGCCAGGCCGGACTGATCGAACGCAAGGCATTGCTGGCGAAACTGCTGACGCCGCCACCGGCGCGGCTGGGCCTGAGCTCGCATATCGTCGGCGATGGCGCGCGCGCGTATGCGGTGGCCAGCGAGCGCCATTACGAGGGCATCGTGTCCAAGCGCGCCGACAGCGCCTACCACGCCGGCCGCGGCGACGACTGGCGCAAGAGCAAGCGCCTGAGCAGCGACGAATTCGCCGTGGTCGGCTACACCGCGCCGAAGGGGCAGCGGCAGGGATTCGGCTCGCTGTTGCTGGCGCGCCCGGACCCCGAGCACGGCTGGGTCTACGCCGGCAAGGTCGGCAGCGGCTTCTCGCAGACGCTGATCGACGCGCTGACGCCGATGCTGGAACGCCGCACCCAGGCGCAGCCCAGCGTGCACGTGCCGCCGCACGACACCGACCTGCGCAGCGCGCGCTGGTTCGCGCCGCGCGCGGTGGTCGAGGTCCACTATCGCGGCACGGGCGGTCACGGCCTGCTGCGTCAGCCATCGCTGAAGGCGGTGCGCAGCGACAAGGCGCCGGCCGACTTGGCCGACGCCGATCGCGCGCCCGCCGCGCGCGCCAAGCCGACCAGGAAGCGCTCGCACAGCGGCGCCAAGGCCGCCCCGGCGGAGAACGAGATGCAACTGACCAGCCCCACCCGCGTCGTCTTCCCCGATCGCGGCACCACCAAGCAGGACGTCGCCGACTATTACCGGCGCGCGATGGACTGGCTGCTGCCGGAAATCGTCGATCGTCCGCTGTCGGTGATCCGCTGCCCGCAGGGCGCGACGCGCCCCTGCTTCTTCCAGAAACACCTCATGGCCGGCCTGGAGCGCGTAGACGCCGTCCCCCTCAAGGAAGAATCCGGCGCACGCGCGGAGTATCTGGTGGTGCGCGACGCGGCCGGGCTGATGGAACTGGTGCAGTTCAACACGCTGGAGTTCCACCCCTGGGGCGCGCTCGCCGCCGCGCCGGACCTCGCCGACCGCATGGTCTTCGATCTGGATCCCGGACCCGGCGTGGCCTGGGCCGAGGTGGTGGCCGCGGCGCGCAAGATCCGCACGCTGCTGGACGCGATGAAGCTGCGCAGCTACGTCAGGACCTCGGGCGGCAAGGGCCTGCACGTGGTGGTGCCGCTGAGGCCGGCGTGCGACTGGTCGCAGGTGAAGCCCTTCGCGCACAGCTTCGCCGAATCGATGGCGGCCGCCGAGCCGCTCAAGTACGTGGCCAGCGCCAGCAAGAAGTTCCGCCGCAACAAGATCTTCATCGACTACCTACGCAACGGCCGCGGCGCCACCAGCGTCGCCTCGTTCTCGCTGCGCGCGCGCGAAGGCGCGCCGGTGGCCATGCCATTGCGCTGGGAGGAACTGGGCCGGATCAAATCCGGCGACGCCTTCGACATCGATTCGGCGCTGCGTCGCATCGCGCGCCTCAAAGCGCATCCCTGGGCCGGGATCGAACGCGTGTCGCAGGACCTGAACAGGGTCGCCGCCCTGCTCGTGCGGCGGTCGCGCACATGA
- a CDS encoding LytTR family DNA-binding domain-containing protein: protein MSLTALVVDDEPIARRAVLRLLRDDPQIRVLGECGDGASAVVAIRSQRPDLVFLDIQMPAMTGMEVVAEIGADRMPATIFVTAYEQYAVRAFEANALDYLVKPFSRERFAATLLRAKARVSASANEASSAQILQALEALRRRDDYLERIPVRVDEHLVFVAVDDVVWIKANGNLVQIHLADRVHELRETMTALAARLDPRRFARVHRSAIVNLRRVKTVHPWFNGHHVVTMDSGQQLRMSRYQHEAFLRLATTRQED, encoded by the coding sequence ATGAGCCTGACCGCGCTGGTCGTCGACGACGAGCCGATCGCGCGCCGCGCGGTGCTGCGCCTGCTGCGCGACGACCCGCAGATCCGGGTGCTGGGCGAATGCGGCGACGGCGCCTCGGCGGTGGTGGCGATCCGCAGCCAGCGGCCCGACCTGGTGTTTCTGGACATCCAGATGCCGGCCATGACCGGCATGGAAGTGGTCGCCGAGATCGGCGCCGACCGCATGCCGGCGACGATCTTCGTCACCGCCTACGAGCAGTACGCGGTGCGCGCCTTCGAGGCCAACGCGCTGGACTATCTGGTCAAGCCGTTCAGCCGCGAGCGCTTCGCCGCCACCCTGCTGCGCGCCAAGGCGCGTGTCTCGGCCAGCGCCAACGAGGCGTCCTCGGCGCAGATCCTGCAGGCGCTGGAGGCCCTGCGCCGCCGCGACGATTACCTGGAGCGCATCCCCGTGCGCGTGGACGAGCATCTGGTGTTCGTCGCCGTCGACGACGTGGTCTGGATCAAGGCCAACGGCAACCTGGTGCAGATCCATCTGGCCGACCGCGTGCACGAACTGCGCGAGACCATGACCGCGCTGGCCGCGCGCCTGGACCCGCGCCGCTTCGCGCGCGTGCACCGCTCGGCGATCGTCAATCTGCGCCGGGTGAAGACCGTCCATCCCTGGTTCAACGGCCATCACGTGGTCACCATGGACAGCGGCCAGCAGCTGCGCATGAGCCGCTATCAGCACGAGGCCTTTCTGCGCCTGGCGACGACGCGGCAGGAAGACTGA
- a CDS encoding histidine kinase produces the protein MNVRLGSTEIGLSRYLALWSAVVLAFALQGLFDDIVNGDPWAPSDYLRWSAIQWGVWAALAPVVFRLGERHPLRAPLRLGALALHLGASLGVTLIAVVAGATISSFTEPSSFGEQFWQFASKYIAIGLLTYWALLAIQQALHFRAEQARRELEASRLATELAQSRLLALKSQLQPHFLFNTLHAIVTLLDEDTLSAEDMLLRLSELLRAFLEDYDGQEISLRRELALLDLYLGIQRTRFKDRLDTRIYIAPDTLDCAVPSLLLQPIVENAIRHGIGRRVGEDCIEIESRREDGQLRIEVRNRNSTLEQGGEPAGHGIGLSNTRLRLRELYGDAADIRLDMVWPQGVACRIRLPLRELDETDDAPEHVVA, from the coding sequence ATGAACGTCCGCCTCGGCAGCACCGAAATCGGCCTGTCCCGCTACCTCGCCCTGTGGTCGGCGGTGGTGCTGGCGTTCGCGCTGCAGGGCTTGTTCGACGACATCGTCAACGGCGATCCCTGGGCGCCCTCGGATTACCTGCGCTGGTCGGCTATCCAATGGGGCGTGTGGGCCGCGCTCGCGCCGGTGGTGTTCCGCCTCGGCGAGCGCCACCCCTTGCGCGCGCCGCTGCGTCTGGGCGCGCTGGCGCTGCACCTGGGCGCCAGCCTGGGCGTCACGCTGATCGCGGTGGTGGCGGGCGCGACGATTTCCAGCTTCACCGAACCCAGCAGCTTCGGCGAGCAGTTCTGGCAGTTCGCGAGCAAGTACATCGCGATCGGGCTGCTAACCTACTGGGCGCTGCTGGCGATCCAACAGGCCCTGCATTTCCGCGCCGAGCAGGCGCGGCGCGAACTGGAGGCCAGCCGGCTGGCCACGGAACTGGCGCAGTCGCGCCTGCTGGCGCTCAAGAGCCAGCTGCAACCGCACTTCCTGTTCAATACCCTGCACGCGATCGTGACCTTGCTGGACGAGGACACGCTGTCGGCGGAAGACATGCTGCTGCGCCTGAGCGAACTGCTGCGCGCGTTCCTGGAGGACTACGACGGCCAGGAGATCAGCCTGCGCCGCGAGCTGGCCTTGTTGGATCTGTACCTGGGCATACAGCGCACGCGCTTCAAGGACCGCCTGGACACGCGCATCTACATCGCCCCGGACACCCTCGATTGCGCCGTGCCCAGCCTGCTGCTGCAGCCCATCGTCGAAAACGCGATCCGCCACGGCATCGGCCGACGCGTGGGCGAGGACTGCATCGAGATCGAAAGCCGGCGCGAGGACGGCCAGCTGCGCATCGAGGTGCGCAACCGCAACAGCACGCTGGAGCAAGGCGGCGAGCCGGCCGGCCACGGCATCGGCCTGTCCAACACCCGTCTGCGCCTGCGCGAACTCTACGGCGATGCCGCCGACATCCGCCTGGACATGGTCTGGCCGCAGGGCGTGGCCTGCCGCATCCGCCTGCCGCTGCGCGAACTCGATGAAACCGACGACGCGCCGGAGCATGTCGTCGCATGA
- a CDS encoding MarR family winged helix-turn-helix transcriptional regulator: MPASRDIEILNLVNAIVHQATARMQRSLREAEVGLAAMEARTLRFIARHPACTQNDIVRESGRDKAQVARIVKTLIERDNVRRLPDEAGQKRQRLAVTASGESTHETAEGLRAAVARDLLADLSAAERAQLHKLLARMAQAPPDPS, encoded by the coding sequence ATGCCGGCCAGCCGTGACATCGAGATACTCAACCTGGTCAACGCGATAGTGCATCAGGCGACGGCGCGCATGCAGCGTTCGTTGCGCGAGGCCGAGGTCGGGTTGGCGGCAATGGAAGCGCGTACGCTGCGCTTCATCGCCCGGCATCCGGCCTGCACGCAGAACGACATCGTGCGCGAGAGCGGGCGCGACAAGGCGCAGGTCGCGCGTATCGTCAAGACGCTGATCGAGCGCGACAACGTGCGGCGACTGCCGGACGAAGCCGGTCAGAAGCGACAGCGCCTGGCCGTGACCGCCAGCGGCGAGAGCACGCACGAAACCGCCGAAGGCCTGCGCGCCGCGGTCGCGCGCGACCTGCTGGCCGATCTGAGCGCGGCCGAGCGCGCGCAGTTGCACAAGCTGCTCGCGCGCATGGCGCAGGCGCCGCCGGATCCGTCCTGA
- a CDS encoding aldehyde dehydrogenase family protein, with the protein MSSNELLTGAVAVRDDAAELARLRADLSAQAPNLLIDGHWRPAASGATLDVDDPATGAVIARIAAGDAQDVEHAVAAARRAFRDGPWPRLPASKRAALLFALADAIEREQGRFALLESLDAGHSLASIRAGDLPLGLRSLRDYAGWATKIAGEVPMRSSEQAGMDYFLREPIGVVAIVTPWNAPFLMVLQKLGAALAAGCTVVIKPAELAPLSALRIGELCARVGLPDGVVNVVTGTGLAAGQALAEHPDVNLISFTGSTQVGRSIMAAAARSNLKRVVLELGGKSPVLVLGDADLDRAARAIVAEIVFKSGQYCAAGSRVYVQASLHEALLERLRAGMDGVRIDAGYAAGCEMGPMISQAQRERAQEIVDHSLAEGARALTGGRARPGAGYFYPPTLLTGVESHMRAVREEIFAPVLTVMPFADDASAAQIAALANDSHYGLSAKLWSRDLRNVHELIGRIESGQVIVNGGGGEATLPFGGVKQSGYGRENGHVGLSAFTEIKAVRLGY; encoded by the coding sequence ATGAGCTCCAACGAACTTCTCACCGGCGCCGTGGCCGTCCGCGACGATGCCGCCGAACTGGCGCGCCTGCGCGCCGATCTTTCGGCGCAGGCGCCGAACCTGCTGATCGACGGACATTGGCGGCCCGCTGCGTCCGGCGCGACGCTGGACGTGGACGACCCGGCCACCGGCGCGGTAATCGCGCGTATCGCCGCGGGCGATGCGCAGGACGTGGAGCATGCGGTGGCCGCGGCGCGGCGCGCGTTCCGCGACGGGCCGTGGCCGCGTTTGCCAGCCTCGAAGCGGGCGGCCCTGCTGTTCGCGCTGGCCGACGCGATCGAGCGCGAGCAGGGGCGCTTCGCCTTGCTCGAATCCCTGGACGCCGGCCATAGCCTGGCCTCGATCCGCGCGGGCGACCTGCCGCTGGGGCTGCGCTCCTTGCGCGACTACGCGGGGTGGGCGACCAAGATCGCCGGCGAAGTGCCGATGCGTTCCAGCGAGCAGGCGGGGATGGACTATTTCCTGCGCGAGCCCATCGGCGTGGTCGCGATCGTCACCCCCTGGAACGCGCCGTTCCTGATGGTGCTGCAGAAGCTGGGCGCCGCGCTCGCGGCCGGTTGCACGGTGGTGATCAAACCGGCCGAACTGGCGCCGCTGTCGGCGCTGCGTATCGGCGAGCTATGCGCGCGCGTCGGCCTGCCCGACGGCGTGGTCAACGTCGTGACCGGCACCGGGCTGGCGGCCGGGCAGGCGCTGGCCGAGCACCCCGACGTCAACCTGATCAGTTTTACCGGGTCCACCCAGGTCGGCCGATCGATCATGGCCGCGGCCGCGCGCAGCAACCTGAAACGGGTCGTGCTGGAACTGGGCGGCAAGTCGCCGGTGCTGGTGCTGGGCGACGCCGACCTGGACCGGGCGGCGCGCGCGATCGTCGCGGAGATCGTGTTCAAGAGCGGCCAGTACTGCGCCGCCGGCTCCCGCGTTTACGTACAGGCGTCGCTGCACGAGGCCTTGCTGGAGCGCCTGCGCGCGGGCATGGACGGCGTGCGCATCGATGCGGGATACGCCGCCGGCTGCGAGATGGGGCCGATGATTTCGCAGGCCCAACGCGAGCGTGCGCAGGAGATCGTCGACCACAGCCTGGCCGAGGGTGCGCGGGCCTTGACCGGCGGGCGCGCCCGACCGGGGGCGGGCTACTTCTACCCGCCGACCCTGCTGACCGGCGTCGAGTCGCACATGCGCGCGGTGCGCGAGGAGATCTTCGCGCCGGTGCTGACGGTGATGCCTTTCGCCGACGACGCGTCCGCGGCGCAGATCGCCGCGCTGGCGAACGATTCGCACTATGGCCTGTCGGCCAAGCTGTGGTCGCGCGACCTGCGCAACGTGCACGAGCTGATCGGGCGCATCGAGAGCGGGCAGGTGATCGTCAACGGCGGCGGCGGCGAGGCCACGCTGCCGTTCGGCGGGGTCAAGCAGTCCGGCTACGGCCGCGAGAACGGCCACGTCGGCCTGTCGGCGTTCACCGAGATCAAGGCGGTGCGGCTGGGTTATTGA